In Synechococcales cyanobacterium T60_A2020_003, one genomic interval encodes:
- a CDS encoding 16S rRNA (uracil(1498)-N(3))-methyltransferase, which translates to MAQSTLSHLQKLAIAPIQRTGDRVDLTTEQQHYLRRVLRLEAGDRFIVMDGQSGWWLAELGTEPDQATCLEAIAIQNELPVSVTLLMAMPKSGMDDVVRQVTELGVAAIVPVQSDRTLLNPSPQKLDRWRRIAQEAAEQSERQIIPTIHEPQSWTGAIAQAESLATLRLIALERSDSPSLLQALSPLENRPEAAIAIAIGPEGGWTTAEAERAIAAGFQPVTLGARILRSVTAPVAALAVIAAVSEDPVRPRPEALS; encoded by the coding sequence GTGGCTCAATCAACGCTTTCCCATCTACAAAAGTTGGCGATCGCCCCAATCCAACGGACTGGCGATCGCGTTGACCTCACTACTGAGCAGCAGCATTATCTCCGACGGGTGTTGCGGCTGGAGGCGGGCGATCGCTTCATCGTGATGGATGGACAATCGGGCTGGTGGTTGGCGGAACTGGGCACAGAACCGGATCAGGCGACGTGTCTAGAGGCGATCGCAATCCAGAACGAACTGCCCGTTTCAGTTACGCTGCTGATGGCGATGCCCAAGTCGGGGATGGATGATGTAGTGCGACAGGTCACGGAACTGGGCGTGGCGGCGATTGTGCCCGTGCAGAGCGATCGCACCCTGTTGAACCCTAGCCCCCAAAAGCTAGACCGCTGGCGACGCATTGCCCAGGAAGCAGCGGAGCAGTCTGAACGCCAAATCATCCCGACGATCCATGAACCGCAATCCTGGACAGGGGCGATCGCCCAAGCAGAATCCCTTGCAACCCTGCGCCTGATTGCCCTGGAACGCTCCGATTCTCCGTCCCTGCTCCAAGCCCTTTCGCCCCTAGAAAATCGTCCAGAAGCCGCGATCGCTATTGCCATTGGCCCGGAAGGGGGATGGACAACCGCAGAGGCCGAACGGGCGATCGCCGCTGGATTTCAGCCTGTAACCCTGGGTGCGCGAATTTTGCGATCGGTGACGGCTCCGGTCGCTGCCCTGGCTGTAATTGCTGCGGTTTCTGAAGATCCGGTGCGTCCACGACCAGAAGCGTTAAGCTGA